CGTTCCCCGGCCTCCTGCGCCAGATACGCCCGCACCGCCGGGTTGAACAGCGCCCCGGCGAGTCCGCTGAGCACCGACGCGGCGAGCAGTACCGCCAGCCCGTCGCCGAGCGCGAACAGTCCGAACCCGACGGTCCGCAGGGCGCACCCGGCGATGATGACGCCCCGCGCGCCGAGCCGGTCCGAGGCGGAGCCGCCGATGATGAACAGACCCTGCTGACTGAGGTTGCGGACGCCCAGGACGATGCCGACGACGGCCGCCGACATGCCCAGGTTCTCGGTGAGGTGCGTGGCGAGGTAGGGGATCAGCAGGTAGAACCCGATGTTGACGCCGAGTTGGTTGACCAGCAGCAGGCGGACCGCGAACGGGAAGCGGCGTATCTCATGCCACGTCTGCACGGCTTGTCTCCCCCGTCTCGTGGGTCGCGCGGAGCCGAACTCCCAGCCCGGGCAGGTCGGTCGTCCGTACGACGCCGTCGGTGCCGCCGATGCCGGTCCACGGGTCGTCGGCGAGCAGGAGGTGTCCGTCGAGGTCCACCCAGCGGGCGCGGTCGGCGAGGTGGACGGCCGGGGCGAGGCCGAGGCTGCTCGCGGTGAGGCAGCCGAGCATCAACTCGGTCCCGGTGCCCTCGATCAGCGCCGCGATCCGCAGCGCCGCGTGGACACCGCCGCACTTGGCGAGCTTGACGTTGACCCCGTGCACCCGTCCCGCCAGCCGCCGGACGTCCTCCAGCCCCACGGCGTCCTCGTCGGCGACGACCGGCAGCGGAGAGCGCTCGGCCAGGGCGGCCAGCGCCTCCGGGTCTCCCGGGGCGACGGGCTGTTCGACCGCCTCCACGCCCAGCTCCGCGAAGCGCGGCAGCAGTGCGTCCGCCTGCGCGGGTGTCCAGGCGCCGTTGGGGTCGAGCAGGAGCCGGACCCCGGGTGCGGCGTCGCGGACGGCCCGTACGCGTGCGACGTCGCTCTCGGGGTCGGGCGCTCCGGCCTTGACCTTGACGACCTCGAAGCCGCTCGCGGCGAGGCGGCGCGCCGCGGCCGCGGCCCGGGCCGGCGAGGTGATGCCGATGGTCCGGGCGGTCGCGGCCGCCGGCGCGCTCGGCGCACCCAGCAGACGGTGCACCGGGGTCCTGGCCCGCTTGCCGACGAGATCGAGGAGTGCGGAGTCGACGGCGGCGGTCACGGCCGGGGGAACCTCGGTGGAACCGGACGGTTCGCTGCTCCGCAGGGCCTCCAGGGCGCTCTCCGGATCGGGGAACGGCCGCAGTCTTGAGGCGGCGTCCATGAGGAGGCGGCCCAGGGTGGCGGCGTCGAGGCCGTAGTAGACGCTGGTGACGGCCTCACCGTGGCCCTGGAGCCCGTCGTCGTCCTGCACGGTGAGCCACACCGCGTCACGCGCGGACATGATGGAGCGGGAGATGCGCAGCGGCTCGGTGAGTTCGAGGCGTACGGTGCGCTGGGTTGCCTTCACAGTCTCTCTTCCGAATGGGGGACCCCGAGTGGGTCGACGACCCTGCCGCACCGCACCCAGCCGACGGCCTCGGCCGCGCGGGGATGGGGGATCTCGACGGGCCGCGCGGCGGCGGAGGCCGGGTCGAGGCCGTGGGTGGTGGCGAAGTCGTCGTCGAAGACGCTGCCGAGGTAGCGGTGCGGGCCGTCCGGGAAGACGGTGGCGACGACGGCGCCCGGGTGGACGCGGGCCGCCCAGGCGGCGACGAGCGCGACCGCGCCGGTGCTCCAGCCGCCGCTGACGAAGCTGCCGCGGGCGAGCCGGCGACAGCTGTCGACGGCCTCCGCCGGGCCGACCCAGTGCACCTCGTCGAAGGCGTCGTAGGCGACGTTGCGCGGATGGATGCTGCTGCCGAGGCCGCGCATCAGCCTCGGCCGGGCCGGCTGGCCGAAGATCGTCGACCCGGTGGAGTCGACGCCGATGAGGCGCAGCGCGGGCCAGTGCCGGCGCAGCGGGCCGATGATGCCCGCGCTGTGGCCGCCGGTGCCGACGCTGCACACCAGGACGTCCAAGTGATCCAGCTGCACGGCGAGTTCGGCGGCGAGCGAGGCGTAGCCGGCGGTGTTGTCGGGGTTGTTGTACTGATCGGGCCAGTACGCCCCCGGCAGCTCGCCGAGCAGCTCCCGCAGCCGCGCGAGGCGCGCCGCCTGCCAGCCGCCCCGAGCTGCCGGGCGGTCCACCAGCTCCAGCCGTACGCCGTGCGAGCGCAGCAACTGCCGCATGGACGGCTCCAGTTCGCTGTCACCGACCAGCACGACCGGATGGCCGAGGGCCTGCCCGGCGAAGGCGAGCCCGATGCCCAGCGTGCCGGACGTCGACTCCACCACCGGTGCGCCGGGCCGCAGCTCTCCGCGCTCCCGGGCCCCCAGCACCATGGACACGGCGGCCCGCGCCTTCATCCCGCCCGCCGCGAGCCCTTCCAGCTTGGCCCAGAACCCCGGCTGCGGACCGGGCAGATCCGCGGTGATGCGCGCCAGCGGTGTCCGTCCGACGAGGGACAGCAGCTCGGGTCGGGCGACGGTACGCAGAACGGTCGACGACGTCACCGGCCCACTCCTGGCGCGAGAGCGGCCGTCGTCACGACTGGCGAACCGACCGGCGAACCGGCTGCCGGATCGACTGGTGAACCGGCTGTCGGGCCGGCCACCGGATCGGCTGTCCGGCCGCCCGCCGGATCGGCTGTCGGACGGACCGTCGGATCAACTGCCGGGCGGGCCGCCGGATCGACTGCCGGTGCGGAGTGCGCGTCGTCCCGGCGGTAGCGGTGCAGCGTGCCCGCGCCCGCGTCCAGCCAGAAGAAGGGATACGGCTCCGCGCACACCGCGCTCACGCCGTGCCCGAGGAACCGGGGCAGCACCGCACTGCCGGTCTGCGCGAACATCACCAGCTGCTTGCCGTACGACAGAGCGTGTCGCCGCAACGGCTCGAAGGAGCCGTTGCTCAAGGTCATCCCGGAGACCAGCAGCGCGTCACAGCGCTCGGCAGCGTCGGGCGCATCGGTGACGACCTCCTCGCCCCACTCCGTGATTCCGCCCTTCAGATCGCACGGCACATAGCGGAGCCCCTGTGAACGCAGCGCTTCCAGAAGGGAGTTGACGACCCCGACCACCAGCACGATCGCGCCCGGCGGCAGGTCGAGCAGTTCGACGACGGCCCGCGCCCGGGCCCGCGACTTCTCCAGCGACGTACCGGCCGGGAGGGCGAACGGTCGTGCCCCGTTCTCGGGGGTGTGCGGGCGGACATGCATCAGATAGGCGTCCAGCGCGGCCACCCGCACCGGCAGTAGCGGATGGTCCAGGAGCCGGGCGACATCGGCGCCGACACAGTCGTCGATCGCCGCGTCCGGCAGGGTGCCGGGCTCGACCGCGCAGGACCCCACGGCCCCGGCGAGACGCAGACTGAGCACCTCGTTGCGGTAGCCGGTGCCCCGCCCGTCGTGCCGCACGGCCTGCCGGGTCACGAACGCCACCGCGATGCGCAGCGTCGCGGGATCCGGGCCCAGCCGACCGGCCCGGGCCCGCTCCAGCAGCTCTTCGTACGTGACCGTCGGCTCTTCGTACGTGACCGTCCCGGCCACCGGCGCGACGGCGCTCACCGGATCACCAGCCCGGCGCTCAACTCGCCCAACAGCGCCTCGACATGTCCGCGCGCGCCCAGCCCGGCCGGGTCGCCCACCATGACATGGCCGAGGTACTCGTTGTTGCTGCCGGCCGACTTGACCTGCCGACCCGGCTCGGCGAGCTGAACCTCCAGCACGTTCTCCGCGTCGGCGAGCTCCCCGCCGTCCAGGGCTGCGAGGGTGCCCGAGGTATCCGGGACGAGGAAGCCGACGGCCGCGCTGCGCAGGCCGGTCTCCCGCCGCCGCAGGTCGGGTTCGCGGCCGAGGGCGACCTCCACGGCGGCCGCGGCGAGGTCGACGCCGGTGACGTGGCGCACCAGTTCGGTGATGCGGTTCCCGGCGGGCCGTGGGTTCACCTCGACCACACGCGGACCGTCCGGGGTCAGCTTGATCTCGGTGTGGGCGACGACGCCGTCGGTCAGCCCGAGCGCCTTGAGCGCGCCCAGCGCGGTCTGTTCGGCCGCCTCGGTGTCGGCGCCCGACAGCGCGGCGGGGAACATGTGCCCGGTCTCGATGAAGGCGGGTGCCCCGCCGATGCTCTTGTCGGTCACGCCCACGACGTGCACCGCTCCCGCGTGGGACACGGTCTCGACGCTCACCTCGAATCCGGTCAGCAGCTCTTCGAGGAGGACGGCGGGCGCCCGGCGCTGCCCGCGCGCGTTCAGCGGGAAGTCGGCCAACGACCTCACTGCCGAGGCGAGTTCGGTCTCGTCGTCCAC
The DNA window shown above is from Streptomyces akebiae and carries:
- a CDS encoding mandelate racemase/muconate lactonizing enzyme family protein yields the protein MKATQRTVRLELTEPLRISRSIMSARDAVWLTVQDDDGLQGHGEAVTSVYYGLDAATLGRLLMDAASRLRPFPDPESALEALRSSEPSGSTEVPPAVTAAVDSALLDLVGKRARTPVHRLLGAPSAPAAATARTIGITSPARAAAAARRLAASGFEVVKVKAGAPDPESDVARVRAVRDAAPGVRLLLDPNGAWTPAQADALLPRFAELGVEAVEQPVAPGDPEALAALAERSPLPVVADEDAVGLEDVRRLAGRVHGVNVKLAKCGGVHAALRIAALIEGTGTELMLGCLTASSLGLAPAVHLADRARWVDLDGHLLLADDPWTGIGGTDGVVRTTDLPGLGVRLRATHETGETSRADVA
- a CDS encoding PLP-dependent cysteine synthase family protein; this encodes MTSSTVLRTVARPELLSLVGRTPLARITADLPGPQPGFWAKLEGLAAGGMKARAAVSMVLGARERGELRPGAPVVESTSGTLGIGLAFAGQALGHPVVLVGDSELEPSMRQLLRSHGVRLELVDRPAARGGWQAARLARLRELLGELPGAYWPDQYNNPDNTAGYASLAAELAVQLDHLDVLVCSVGTGGHSAGIIGPLRRHWPALRLIGVDSTGSTIFGQPARPRLMRGLGSSIHPRNVAYDAFDEVHWVGPAEAVDSCRRLARGSFVSGGWSTGAVALVAAWAARVHPGAVVATVFPDGPHRYLGSVFDDDFATTHGLDPASAAARPVEIPHPRAAEAVGWVRCGRVVDPLGVPHSEERL
- a CDS encoding ATP-grasp domain-containing protein, encoding MAHLLVVESWVGSMSRLLPRAIREGGHEFTFLTRDLHHYLRSAPEGTAHPLLGARNVITAETNDLGTLLPETERLHTVFGFDGVISSCDYYLPTVARIAGHLGLPGPGPQAVADACRKDATRRVLADAGVPGPRFALHEEWADLARAAREIGYPLVVKPVDLCAGMYVRRVDDETELASAVRSLADFPLNARGQRRAPAVLLEELLTGFEVSVETVSHAGAVHVVGVTDKSIGGAPAFIETGHMFPAALSGADTEAAEQTALGALKALGLTDGVVAHTEIKLTPDGPRVVEVNPRPAGNRITELVRHVTGVDLAAAAVEVALGREPDLRRRETGLRSAAVGFLVPDTSGTLAALDGGELADAENVLEVQLAEPGRQVKSAGSNNEYLGHVMVGDPAGLGARGHVEALLGELSAGLVIR